The segment TTTTGCTTGAAACGTTTGCGGAGAtttgttaattttgaaatatttcttaTAATGCCAGGGTGAGGCTGTTCAGGAAACACCAAAGGAGGGTTCTATAGATAAGGTTTTGCccattattatattttctacttATATTTCGTTGGTCTTAGTTTGTATGTGGGGAGTCAGCACCTTACACTGGTTGGCTAGTAGAGTATCCATATAACTGCTGATCATAGCTTAAAGCTCGTCCACAATATTAGAAAGCGTTGCCATCTAGATCTAGTACAATGTACTGGCCATAATTGTTGGAAAACAGTATTCCGACTGGGAGTTGCAATATATGGTGTCCCGCAGAAAACATCTGCAAAGTCTTCTGGTTAGGTTATTCTTTAAGTGTTGTACAAAGCTGCAAGTATTCTTGATTTGGCACTTTGACCGCTGCATGACTGATCATAGCTTATACAGAGCTATGACCTATAAGGACATAATTCCAAGATCTCGAAAATGGGTTGCATGACTGATCATAGCTCTGTATTAGCATGAGATTGTTCCTGGATAGTATATTTTGGAAAAAGATGGAGTGAGACAGAGAGTAGGTTGTTTGGACAGAGATGGTGGTAGAAACTTTGCTCTATAGCTGTGGACTGGTATGCTGTAAAAATCTGAGCTCACCTGTTACTTTCTTCTGAATAATTACAGAATGCAGCATTCCAAGAAATTTTGCCAGAGGTTCGGCAGCATATCATTGATGGTTTCACTCCCAGTGCTTTGGACATGTTCACTAGAGAGTTTGACTTCTTTGACAAGGTTACATCTATTTCCGGGGTGCTATTTCCTCTTCCAAAAGAAGAACGCAGAGCCGGTATCAGGAGGTAGaatttttatcttataaatCATATCATGTTATCTGCATATGTTAGAAGCAAGATTAATCTAATACTTATCTATGGCAGGGAGTTAGAGAAAATTGAAATGCAGGGAGATGACCTTTATTTGCCAACTGCTCCTAACAAGCTTGTAAGGGGTATCCGTGTAGACAGTGGGATACCCTTACAATCAGCTGCCAAAGTTCCTATCATGattacttttaacgttattgaTCGTGATGGTGACCATAGTGATGTAAAACCGCAGGCTTGCATTTTCAAGGTAAGAAGACCTCGTATGATTTTCAAACAATTCTACTGGTCGACATGAAAACTATTATACTGTCATGTGTTTCGTAATTCTTATAGTATTTGCAAATACCCAAAAGAATAAATGTATTTGCTGTCAATCTGATTCTCTCTTGTATTCAGGTCGGAGATGATTGCCGACAAGATGTTCTTGCACTTCAAGTGATATCTCTTCTTAGAGATATATTTCAAGCGGTTGGTCTTAATCTTTATCTTTTTCCATATGGAGTACTTCCAACTGGTGACGAGAGGGGAATAATTGAGGTAAACTCAGTCTAAAATGTGTTAGTCCGGAACTTATTTATCTTGCTGGTTAAACTAGATATGTTggtatcagaatattttataacttttctTCTTTCGTTTGATAACAGGTAGTGCCTAATACACGAAGCAGAAGTCAAATGGGTGAAACAACAGACGGGGGTTTGTATGAGATTTTTCAACAAGACTATGGACCAGTCGGCTCAGCCACCTTTGAAACAGCACGAGAGAACTTCCTCATCAGCAGTGCCGGTTATGCTGTGGCTAGTCTTTTACTCCAACCCAAAGACAGACACAACGGAAATCTCCTCTTTGACGAGTATGTTTCCTCTTCTGCGTTCAccgtttgtttttgtttttcagttGGCGATATGGACATTACAATGTGTGTTTATGGCAATGCAGCGCGGGAAGACTTGTCCACATCGACTTTGGTTTCATATTGGAAACTTCACCTGGTGGAAACATGCGGTTCGAGAGTGCTCACTTCAAACTGAGCCACGAAATGACTCAGTTGCTAGATCCCTCGGGTGTTATGAAAAGCAAAACATGGCATCAATTTGTGAggtaactctctctctctctctctctctctctctctctctctctctctctgaatgTTTGTTCTGAGAGATGAATGTATGTTCTTGTCTGCATAAAAAGCTTGTGCGTGAAAGGATACTTAGCAGCTCGCCGGTACATGGACGGAATCATAAGTACGGTGCAAATGATGCTAGAGAGTGGATTGCCTTGCTTTAGCAGAGGAGATCCAATTGGAAACCTGAGGAAAAGATTTCACCCAGAGATGAGCGAACGCGAAGCTGCACATTTCATGATCCATGTTTGTACCGATGCGTATAACAAGTGGACTACTGCTGGATACGACTTGATTCAGTATCTGCAACAAGGCATCGAGAAGTAACCAGAGTTGCAGAATTTGCAGGTAAAGATCATTAGAATTTCCTTGTCATTTACTTGTTTTCTAATTCTTGTTTCTCTCCTCTCGAATCTTGCCAATGGAAGTTACTTTAAGGTGaacatttaagttttttttttgtttctttaggGTTTTGATATGCACAAAAGAAAGGTTGTTGGTGTGGGAGTTTTCGATAACTTGAGGTGCAATCTTGACTTGTTGATAACAAAACTCATTTTACGTATTCACATCATCCTGTATAGCAGACCCATTTGGTTATTTTACTAATGAGACGATCTCGAAAATGATGTTTTAAAAggatatgatattttattaacatGTGTTGGCTTGTAAGAGGgaaaagaaatcaaataaaCGATTCTTCCCAGTTACTCTGATTTTCTTATAACCTGGTTAGCGAGCGAGCTTgcctcctttcctctggtacaTTACAAGACATAAGCGTGACACGTTTTCATATCTACTCAAAACAAAGTTATGATAGATATGTTTTCATCTATTTCTCGAAAATTAtcataaccaaaatatattagaacACATATTAAGTTTGTACTTGGTACTTTTCTAATATTTGGAGATTgtgattttaaaaatcaatctAATGTTGGGAGAAAAccttaaaataaacattttgttATATAATCTAGGTCCTATGATCAATTTATCAGCACacaatctaatctattaaaatagaatcatgGCCTATTGATTAATATTATGTTCAACTAtgtattctttttatttaaatgactatttattattctttttaattttatttaaacactaacacatttttttatctaaaaaaacaattaatatattgttatttttccCTTTAATTCCACTTTTTCAGACACTTACATTGAGCCAAAATGTAAATAGCTAAAaccatatattttctttaagtAATTATACAATATGGTGTAACGAGTTAATAGTCGGAGaataatatacaaatatgattacaaagaaaaaaaatgataatgaagaaaaacacaaatacaaaaattaagtttcttaaacaaaaaattaaaacaaaaatatatactaactaTTTAAAAGGGCGGATCATAATCTAGTAATCATTATTAATTACTGTGAActttaaataataagtaaatgaAACAAATCCAATTTGTAGGATAAGATCtgcatatattttctaatattttctattttaagtttttccttttaatattttcttattttgtataatatttatatcttaTTAATCATGACTTAAACTATTggattttgtagtttttttggtttatggttGTCAAATCCTATAAATACAAGAACATTGCATTTCACACATcattataaaacaaaagaaaagcaGAGCATACAATAAAAGCATGTCTGCAAAACAGATTTTCGAGAAGTTCGACAAGAACAAAACCGGTAAACTTTCGCTTGACGAGTTTCGTGAAGCTGTTCTTGCTTTCTCTCTAAACATTTCTGAGGAAGAAGTCACACAAACGTTCAAAGAAATTGATGTGGATGGTGACGGCGTGCTCAACTCCGACGAATTTACTTCATCCGTTGAAAATATGTTGAAAGAAGCTTTTTCTTTATGTGATGCTGATGGTGACGGAAAGATTACTTCCAGTGAGTTCCATGCAGCCATGATTGGCTTGGGAAGGAGTGCACTGAAGAGGAATGTGCAGAGATGGTTAAAACCGTTGATGCAGATGGTGATGGTTATCTGAGTTTTGAAGAGTTTATGGTTATGATAATCGGTGACCTTTAAGATACGAGTTATCTGCTTGCTTAGTAGTTAGTCTAGTTATTGTGTTTGGTTATATAATAATTAGCAAGGCTTATTATTGAActtttatgattaaaaaaattaatttcgaATTGCAACACAGTAatatgaattatcttatttgttttaaatgcatttttataacttttattatactaatttataatcGTTATCTTATCTAACTAATATCATTATctaatctaataaataaatctaaggtttttaataaaaaaatttatttaaaattatatattatataactatactattcattaaagatatagCTGCTCAAACTTTTAATTTAAGACCTTAAATGCAAAAAGTCACTTTGTAAATAATTGTATAGACATGTGTTAAAAATTGAATTCATCTAATTTGGAAAAAGAAtcttaaaataaacattttgttttataatcttGAAATATAATTCATCATGGTTTCATTCATCGTAGATATCTGTAGTAAGACAGCTACTTTTCCGTTAGTTATTCGCTGAGAATTTGTCTGTTTTCTTGCAGTGATATACCCAATTGTAGGTTAACGTCTCCTTTGCATAACTTTTtctagtaaataaaaatttcaaatatactTTGTTAAGGGTTTCACAAGAATGGTTTATGGATCCATCAAGAATTTGATATTTGAGCTGTTGGATTTCCAGAGTGAGGGAGGTTGGAGACAATGAATCGCAGTGCTTCTTGGCTGCTTAACGACATAGCTAGTcattcttcttctattttgaTAATGGAGAGGTGAGTTTTGTTTTTGCTCTGCTTATTACTAAACACAGATAAATTATGAAGGTCGCACAGTCTCAACCTTTACTGACTATTTTGTAAAGAGAAGTCAATCTCTTCTCTCATCAAACTGGTTGCTGCGCACCAACAGgttttaattacaaaatagtcATATTAGAAAACggatgtaaaagaaaaaccagaATTTAACCGGTCTTGAGTTTGGTCTAATCTGGTACAGTTTTAAtttgagtttagtttttttttttcacaattaACTGTCTCACATCGGAAGAAACAAGTTTTTACTTCATGTATATATAAGTTTAGTTGACAACAACTTAATGTCGAGCTTAGTAACGCAAGCTTGTGATCCGAGTGGAGACAATAAGGTGATGGGACGTTGTCCGACTTGCCCGGTTTAGCGACTCTTTGAGTTCGGGGTGTTAAGCAGTCCGTTATTCTCCTAGAGCGGCAGGAGTGTTTGATCTGATGTGATGTTCCTGTCAGACTAGATCACGCAAGCAGGTTCCAATTGGACCATCACTTTTGCTTGTTTCAAGTAACGATCTTTCTCGTCATTCGGCTATTTTGTTTTCTGCTTTCTGTTAGTGTTTTTCTATCTTGATCTTAGCTTAGGATATCAATTcgtttgtgtttatttttttcgatATTTTCTGAGGTTACTCTCTCTATTCTGTTACAAGCTCTGCACTTTCTTATGAGTTAGTTGACTCCATTAAATGGACTATGTCGTCCTGGTTTATGGGCTTCTGCTCTTCTTTGAAGATAAATGAGGCCTAGCTCGAGTGGCAACTTCTTTGCTTACTTTTAGCTAACAGGCCTCCACTCGGCCCCGTCTATTACAGCTCGTGAACAAAGGAACCCGACAAACATTCTCACTTTCTGATTATGTATACAGTATTATGACCAGACACAGTTAAATTACAACtctttggtttatttatttgaaGGTCTCATTGTTTTACTCTGAACTTATACTACGTTAACAAACTGGGAAAGACGTCCTTGGAAAGACACTTAGCGTTAATGGTCACTGAGACACTAACAACGCGAATCAGTTACTTGTATCTCATTGACAGGCTAGTAACTCTCAAAGTTAAAAGTCTTGTTCTAACAATCTAGTAGATTTTCGCATTTTGTGTTAGTGGCTTCATATGAACATATTCTCATTAAGTAAGAGTTCCATCCAAGACTTTGTTGTTGTTCCACATGCATTTAGTCTCATCTTGTGCAAATCTCAGTGTGGATGCTGTAGCTTTACCACTGTGTGTCTACAGTGATAATTCCACTGTGTGTCTACGATGATAATTGACTTGGATGCACGCTCcgttttgtatttattttctcttctaaCACATTTTGTGGGTCACTATAAGACTTCGTGTATGACAATATGCGTCTTTTTATTAGACCACTAAAAGTCTCAAACCATCTTAAACATTTGTACTGTATggaattgatatttttttctaggGTATGTCCTGTTCGAAGGGTTTTTTGTTCGCACATTGTTTGTGAGTTACGAATGGTCGTGGAAAGAGAGCACTGTTAATGTTGGGAGAGTTGTGGTATTCATTCTTCAGACAGAGAAGAGCCAAATATAGAGAGGCGTGAGTAGAAAGGCTTTAAGAGTACATTTAAAAAACGAATAGCAAACAAAAGAACATCACTATAATATAACATCATGCCTCACAACTTGGTGTTATTTCAGGTCCTAAGAAATAGACAAAAGTAGGAAAAAATGTCTTCCACAGCCTCATAGTGCATCTGTTGTTATATCACCACCGCTTCAACACTGCATAGAGATGAAAGAAGATATCGGCTTGTTAGCAAAGCTTAATCCATTTTTAACACATTTGATTTTATATGAGAGAAACCTTTCAATACACATTCCCTACCCTCTCAAATTCTTAACAAATGGTTCGTTCTATCATGTTCTGAATATTGAAACGTGCGAGGACTCTCATGCCAGTGCAAAAAAAGTGGTAAACGAGCTTCCCAAATTATTATCTATATTCAAACACTCAACACATCATGCTTTTATGTCCGAACACATTCTCGTGAAACCTAGCCAAGAACAACAGACAACAGATACTGTATGccccaaaaaataaaaagatgcaAACACCAAACAAAGACCTGAACTCGATCCAAACAAAAATTCATTCGATTAAGTTACAATCGTAATCAGAGTATCAACgaagtataaaaaaaaataaggaatTGGAGAATCGAACTTCTTCGCTGACCTGAAAACGGAAAAGAGGGAAGGAGTCTCCGTCTTAGAAGTCGAGCTTGAGCTCATCTTTGGAATCGGAGAAATAGGAGAGGACGTATGGAACAGCACGGATAACGACAACCCAGCTTCCGAACAAAGCAACATGGGTCCGTAGCTGCTTCAGGGCCAAGCCTTTGTCTGGCTTCTCCATGAACATTCCAGGAAACAtggctgcttcttcttctttcttccttctcttctctAAGATTGGGAAGATTCTATAAACCCTAATTTAGTAACCAACCTCTCGATTTATTGATTTTTGGCGTCTCCTTTTCCTCGAGATAGGAAGAAGAGTTTTATATGTGGGCCGTGAAGTAGGCCTTTTTGTTCAATCTGAGGTCCGTCATTTAGGTTCGGTTTTCATATTTGTTgtcttcaaaaatattttgatatcaTAAACATTACATATCTGGTTTGAGTACAAATTTGGATATAAAAGTCATTTTCTTGTGTTTGCAGTtcgtttctgtttttttttcggTTAAATTACAACTTTCATTACCTGTTTCTCTTTACTAAATAATGTGTTATGGCTTAATGTATTAGTAGAATCTTTTTGGCCGAATGGTTGATTAAAagtttattattgtttttacataaaaaagatttagattttaaatttcacAAAGTTCAACTTATTATCATTATCTTGCATATCAAGATAATTTTACATCGGACTTTTGGTATAATGCAAATTAGAGTTTGATCCGCCAATccatgtatataattttttgattttcataattgtatatatttatgtttatatgattaaataattaaatatatttaaaatttaatgttttatattgtataactttataataatGTTGTTCTTGTGCCTTAGTATACAGTAATTTCACCTTTTTatgaacttttttatattttgtaaatttattaaattacaaatttatattaaattactTAATAGTGTCTTTATAGATTATCTGAGTTTTTTTATAGAATAATTACTTTATGGCTCGTGTCTGCATCTTTTAGTCTCATCTATTAATTGATTTCCGTGCAATACAACCAGTCTCTGTTATAGTGCTGTTatgttcttgttttcttttggttatgttCTTGTTGTTTGGAATACAATTATCAATAACCACTAACCGTTTGCCATCAATTACCAGACTACATTAAAATTCGGTTAAGTTCATAGTCTACATTTGGTGTAATTACTCTTTAGAATCTGACCTTTTCTGTGAATCAAACCCACCTAAGCAAAaagtcaaaaaagaaaaacaagattcAAGCCCACCAAATCTACTTgcataatacatatatacacaaacatatagtattaaaatattaaattctacagataacaaacaaacagaagttgacaaaaaacaaaaaaaaaaacaaacaaacagaaaTTCAAAGATAAGACTCCTAATAAAGGCGCAATTAAAAACCGGTCAGAAATACACCAATT is part of the Raphanus sativus cultivar WK10039 chromosome 5, ASM80110v3, whole genome shotgun sequence genome and harbors:
- the LOC108859423 gene encoding mitochondrial import receptor subunit TOM6 homolog, whose protein sequence is MFPGMFMEKPDKGLALKQLRTHVALFGSWVVVIRAVPYVLSYFSDSKDELKLDF
- the LOC108861148 gene encoding LOW QUALITY PROTEIN: probable calcium-binding protein CML34 (The sequence of the model RefSeq protein was modified relative to this genomic sequence to represent the inferred CDS: inserted 1 base in 1 codon), whose translation is MSAKQIFEKFDKNKTGKLSLDEFREAVLAFSLNISEEEVTQTFKEIDVDGDGVLNSDEFTSSVENMLKEAFSLCDADGDGKITSSEFHAAMIXLGKECTEEECAEMVKTVDADGDGYLSFEEFMVMIIGDL